In Salisediminibacterium beveridgei, one DNA window encodes the following:
- the mobB gene encoding molybdopterin-guanine dinucleotide biosynthesis protein B: protein MIIHQISGFSNSGKTTIMTGLVSFLKKNGYRVGTIKHHGHSDPLVGEAKQKDATKHREAGAEASIVSSAGGELQLIAHHMKEEFSLHQLIALYIPFQFDIILIEGFKKAEFPKTFVMRDTDDIEQLLEYPEVRAIICPELISHDNVATFSKNQLYSYYDWFLTEIAKDDKNE, encoded by the coding sequence ATGATCATTCATCAGATCAGCGGATTCAGCAATTCAGGAAAAACCACGATAATGACCGGGTTGGTATCCTTTTTAAAAAAAAATGGATACCGCGTTGGAACCATTAAACATCATGGGCACTCAGATCCTCTCGTCGGTGAAGCAAAACAAAAAGATGCCACAAAGCATCGGGAAGCCGGTGCCGAAGCCTCCATTGTATCCAGTGCTGGTGGTGAATTACAGTTGATTGCACATCACATGAAGGAGGAATTCTCCTTACATCAGTTGATTGCATTGTACATTCCATTTCAATTCGATATCATTCTTATCGAAGGGTTTAAAAAAGCAGAATTTCCAAAAACGTTTGTGATGCGAGACACTGATGATATCGAACAACTGCTGGAATACCCTGAAGTGAGAGCAATCATCTGTCCTGAATTAATCAGCCATGATAACGTCGCAACCTTCTCGAAGAATCAATTGTATTCCTATTATGACTGGTTTTTGACAGAAATCGCAAAGGATGATAAAAATGAGTGA
- a CDS encoding molybdopterin molybdotransferase MoeA yields the protein MFEERESIKVMEAVERVMQHCQYGKDERVHVSEADGRYLAEDIVADHPVPPFDRSPLDGFAIQSADTSQASKDHPVTLEIVATVGAGHQFEGTLKEGQAVRVMTGTIIPPACDAVVMFELAHEYQENENDYITIKRPFKAGDFVSKQGEETAKHEVVIKKGTRVTAGVVAVLATFGYEYVPVIKKPKIGIFATGTELLDIHEPLQPGKIRNSNAYMMISQVQKAGGEALYFGKLMDEFDLCYDAISEALQDVDALITTGGVSVGDFDFLPEIYNKLGAEVLFNKIAMRPGSVTTVAESGGKLLFGLSGNPSACFVGFELYARPWIRTFLHSEKPYLQTVRGTLTVDFPKPNPFTRFIRSKVIYEGNRLYAEPIGMDKSQVVTSLAYSDCLVAVPGGSRGYKTGDEVDILLLEAEGSQIPFKDPLKRKDIAK from the coding sequence ATGTTTGAAGAACGAGAATCAATAAAAGTCATGGAGGCCGTTGAACGTGTCATGCAGCATTGCCAATACGGAAAAGATGAACGCGTGCATGTGTCAGAGGCAGACGGCCGCTATCTGGCAGAAGATATTGTGGCCGATCACCCGGTGCCTCCGTTTGATCGTTCACCACTCGACGGGTTTGCGATTCAGAGTGCGGACACCTCTCAAGCTTCTAAAGATCACCCTGTGACATTGGAGATCGTTGCGACGGTTGGAGCAGGTCATCAATTTGAGGGCACGTTGAAAGAAGGACAAGCCGTCAGAGTCATGACAGGAACGATCATACCTCCTGCCTGTGATGCCGTTGTCATGTTTGAATTGGCACATGAATACCAGGAAAATGAAAATGATTATATAACCATTAAACGCCCGTTTAAAGCGGGGGATTTCGTTTCAAAACAAGGCGAAGAAACCGCCAAACATGAAGTCGTCATCAAAAAAGGAACACGGGTAACGGCTGGTGTAGTCGCAGTCCTGGCCACCTTTGGCTATGAATATGTTCCTGTCATCAAAAAGCCCAAAATCGGTATTTTTGCAACAGGAACCGAATTGCTCGATATCCATGAGCCACTTCAACCGGGAAAAATCCGGAACAGCAATGCCTACATGATGATTTCACAGGTTCAAAAAGCTGGTGGTGAAGCCCTTTACTTCGGTAAACTCATGGACGAATTCGACTTATGCTACGATGCGATTTCAGAGGCACTTCAGGATGTGGATGCACTAATAACAACCGGTGGCGTTTCTGTAGGTGATTTTGATTTTCTCCCGGAAATTTACAACAAACTCGGTGCAGAAGTGCTGTTTAATAAAATTGCCATGCGACCAGGCAGTGTGACCACCGTAGCTGAATCAGGAGGGAAGTTGTTGTTTGGGCTTTCCGGTAACCCATCTGCATGCTTTGTCGGATTTGAATTATACGCAAGGCCCTGGATCCGTACCTTTCTCCATTCAGAAAAGCCTTACCTGCAAACCGTGAGAGGGACATTGACTGTTGATTTCCCGAAACCCAATCCTTTCACCCGATTCATTAGAAGCAAAGTGATTTACGAAGGCAACCGATTATATGCCGAACCGATCGGGATGGATAAATCACAAGTGGTTACCTCCCTTGCCTATTCAGATTGTCTGGTTGCAGTCCCTGGCGGATCGAGAGGCTATAAAACCGGTGATGAAGTGGATATTCTTCTTCTCGAGGCTGAAGGCAGCCAAATCCCATTCAAAGATCCTTTGAAACGGAAAGATATCGCTAAATGA